The Humulus lupulus chromosome 4, drHumLupu1.1, whole genome shotgun sequence genome has a window encoding:
- the LOC133832683 gene encoding uncharacterized protein At3g49055-like — translation MKSKHCIWVEDRQVKEANFSSFFEQSQLKRCLGDKSLGHNWKKLEKEVEIFRERIEDMEMKREQSNDILSKCLESLSSANVSLERIIKNVAVEKTDDDDDGKFIKGIEKSDSMRLELELTEELLVVTRLASEAEEKVNEYKELRKKEKRELENSVVSLTEENRDTNSLLRAALLEKEAMEKRLKVNSEQKRVALLQIVERGLQRVAFGFMMGSGSTEQSLESFSGTKSDSSECEEDAIFRNCFYSYLLDFADFWWIGDLDIYVIKIVGLLKIYRSFQDFDEASTVERIMKNLRLEITKLRRSLEESRHRLQSLTEKQAQIIEENKLYIKE, via the exons ATGAAGAGCAAGCACTGTATTTGGGTTGAAGATCGACAAGTAAAAGAGgccaatttttcttctttttttgagcAAAGCCAACTCAAAAGATGCTTGGGAGACAAATCATTAGGGCACAATTGGAAAAAACTTGAAAAGGAAGTTGAAATTTTCAGGGAGAGAATTGAAGACATGGAAATGAAGAGAGAGCAAAGCAATGATATTTTGTCTAAATGCTTGGAGTCTCTTTCATCAGCAAATGTGAGCTTGGAAAGGATCATAAAAAATGTGGCTGTAGAAAAaactgatgatgatgatgatggcaaGTTCATTAAAGGCATAGAAAAGAGTGATTCAATGCGTTTGGAATTGGAATTGACTGAAGAGCTATTGGTAGTTACAAGACTTGCTTCTGAGGCTGAAGAGAAGGTGAATGAGTACAAAGAATtgaggaagaaggagaagagggagTTGGAGAATAGTGTGGTGAGTTTGACAGAGGAGAATAGAGATACCAACAGTTTGCTGAGAGCAGCCTTGTTGGAGAAGGAAGCTATGGAGAAGAGGTTGAAGGTGAATAGCGAGCAGAAGAGAGTTGCCCTTTTGCAGATTGTGGAGCGAGGTTTGCAGAGAGTTGCTTTTGGGTTTATGATGGGAAGTGGGAGCACTGAGCAATCACTAGAGAGTTTTTCAGGAACCAAGTCAGATAGCAGTGAGTGTGAAGAGGATGCAATATTTCGTAATTGTTTTTATTCGTATCTATTAGATTTTGCTGATTTTTG GTGGATTGGAGATCTAGACATATATGTAATTAAGATAGTGGGGTTGTTGAAAATATATAGAAGTTTCCAGGATTTTGATGAG GCATCAACTGTGGAGAGGATAATGAAGAATTTACGGCTTGAGATAACTAAGTTGAGGCGATCTTTGGAAGAATCCAG ACACCGATTGCAGAGTCTTACAGAGAAACAAGCTCAAATTATTGAAGAAAACAAGTTATACATCAAGGAGtaa